In the Leptotrichia sp. oral taxon 212 genome, one interval contains:
- a CDS encoding ABC transporter ATP-binding protein has protein sequence MNKNTKKILIPSTYSIIFTVILIIFEGLSSTGLAFYEGKAIDVITIGSSNKIMVNKLAITIALCFTVQWLSSVFAPYFQRIMFIKRIEILREEIVKSVLNASVSDIDRFETGDIHLRLTKNLNNINYFFSDILYIFVRRMVIGVSAVLTAFIISRELAVLEFFLLPFIIMINVKINDSMEKNFYLMDEYYGKIANILENILRLMQTIKIYKADFFIKKRFENSLKDIYSENKKNNRIIIKKVNFLTVINYLPVIIHYIVGVILIYNKNITLGTFVTFGLFRSYVSNFLDYFPNFILKYHEMKASVKRLNELINLNENKCFIKLKKIELQDDKDIIISGKNISFSYSKEKKFFLNNININIYNKKINVITGKSGSGKTTLLHLLSGIYPVEKGEVIYYLNKDEKKMYIKNNFKDKILYVGQHDFLFIDTILNNLTLGSKEIDIEKVVKICKLFDIHNSIMKLDKGYETVIGEKNTHSLSGGEIRRLSIARACLRKPEILFLDEPTSSLDHETEKKIIDIVEKMRKNTTFIISSHSLSFIERADKLFIIK, from the coding sequence GGCTCTTCTAATAAAATAATGGTAAATAAACTTGCTATTACAATAGCTTTATGTTTTACAGTACAATGGTTAAGTAGTGTTTTTGCTCCATATTTTCAAAGAATAATGTTCATTAAAAGAATAGAAATTCTCAGAGAAGAAATAGTAAAATCTGTTTTAAATGCTTCTGTGTCAGATATAGACAGATTTGAAACAGGAGATATACATTTAAGATTAACAAAAAATTTGAATAATATAAATTATTTTTTTTCGGACATACTGTATATTTTTGTTCGGAGAATGGTTATTGGAGTAAGTGCAGTTTTAACTGCATTTATAATAAGCAGAGAATTAGCTGTTTTAGAATTTTTTTTACTTCCGTTTATAATTATGATAAATGTAAAAATAAATGATTCTATGGAAAAGAATTTTTATTTAATGGACGAATATTATGGAAAAATAGCAAATATACTGGAAAATATTTTGAGGTTAATGCAGACAATAAAAATATACAAAGCAGATTTTTTTATAAAGAAACGCTTTGAAAATTCGCTAAAAGATATATATTCAGAAAATAAAAAGAATAACAGAATAATAATAAAAAAAGTGAATTTTCTGACAGTGATTAATTATCTTCCTGTTATTATACATTATATAGTCGGAGTAATATTAATCTATAATAAAAACATAACATTAGGTACATTTGTAACATTCGGTTTATTCAGAAGTTATGTTTCAAATTTTTTAGATTATTTTCCTAATTTTATATTGAAGTATCATGAGATGAAAGCTTCGGTAAAAAGATTAAATGAGTTGATAAATCTTAATGAAAATAAATGTTTTATAAAATTGAAAAAAATTGAATTACAGGATGATAAAGATATTATAATATCAGGAAAGAATATTTCTTTTTCTTATTCGAAAGAAAAAAAATTTTTTCTAAATAATATAAATATAAATATTTATAACAAAAAAATAAATGTAATAACAGGAAAAAGCGGTAGTGGTAAAACTACATTACTGCATTTGCTATCAGGAATATACCCGGTTGAAAAAGGTGAGGTTATATACTATTTAAATAAAGATGAAAAAAAAATGTATATAAAAAACAATTTTAAAGATAAAATTTTATATGTAGGACAACATGATTTTCTATTTATAGATACAATATTAAATAATTTGACTTTAGGTTCAAAAGAAATAGATATCGAAAAAGTAGTTAAAATATGTAAATTATTTGATATTCATAATTCGATAATGAAACTGGACAAAGGTTATGAAACAGTAATTGGAGAAAAAAATACACATTCATTGTCTGGAGGAGAAATCAGGAGGCTTTCTATTGCAAGAGCCTGTTTAAGAAAACCTGAAATCCTTTTTCTGGATGAACCTACGTCTTCTCTTGATCATGAAACAGAAAAAAAAATTATTGATATAGTGGAAAAAATGAGAAAAAATACAACATTTATCATATCATCACACAGTTTATCTTTTATTGAGAGAGCTGATAAACTATTTATTATAAAATAA